The Panicum virgatum strain AP13 chromosome 3N, P.virgatum_v5, whole genome shotgun sequence genome includes the window TCAGGGTACATATGTGCACCCTGTCAATTTTTGGGATCTCAAGAACTGCCAGTAGGAGCCTggcgagtccctgcgcgactacatccggcgcttctccaagcagtgcaactCGCTCCCCGGCATCGTCGACGCCGACGTCATCAGTGCATTCCTCAGCGGGACGCACTGCAAAACCCTGGTCCACAAACTGGGGTGCCAGAAGCCGCGCATTGCGCACGAGCTCCTAGACATCGCCACCAACCACGcttccggcgaggaggcagtcgAAGCAGTCTTCGAGCGGGACCAGCACGCGGCGGAGGTGAAACGACACAACATGACAAGCCTTCCTCAAGTCACGAcaacaggaagaacaagaagaatcgccggccacccgccgccggcgaggtcgcggcgACTGATCGCCAAGATAAGCGCCCTACCAGGAATAACCATTTCGACCAGCTTCTGGAGAAGCCGTGCACCAACCACGGCTACCCGGTGAGCCACAAGTTCAAAGATTGTGACATGATGAAGCGCATTCTTCGCAGGACAGCCAAGTCCGATGGCAACGGTCGCGACAAGCAGCCCGACGCCGaccaggagaaggagaagctgGCGGAAGGATCATTCCCGGAGGTGGACCGGTGACTGGTCATCATCGGCGGCCTGAAGGACGACTACTCCAGGCGACAGCAGAAGGTGCGGCTTCGTGAGGTATGTGTCGCCGCGAGCGCTATCCCCAGGAACCTGAAATGGACGTCCACGCCCATCGTTTTCGGTTAGGACGACCATCCGACTAGCATCCCTCGACCCGGGAGCTACCCTCTTGTCATCGACCCCGTCATCAGCAACATGCACCTGTCCAAGGTGCTAATGGACGGGGGCAGCATCCTCAACATCCTGTACATCGACACCCTGGAAGCCATGGGGATCCCGCGATCTTGCTTGCGGGCCTCTCTCTTCCCCTTCTACGGCATCTTGCCAGGCATGAAGGCGTACCCGGTCGGCAACCTCAACTTGCCGGTCATGTTCGGAAGCAGAGCTAACTACCTCACCAAGACCCTCACATTCGAGGTGGTAGATTGGAAGGGGGCATACCACGCCATTCTCGGGTGCCCggcctacgccaagttcatggcggtgcccaactacatctacctcaagctcaagctgCCGGGCCCAAACGGAGTCATCACCGTGAGTGGCTCCTTCGAGCAGGCCTACGCCAGCAGCCGTGAGTATTTCGacatcgccaccaccgcggcgaactcggcggagctcggccagcttcgcgccgccaccatcgaGTGCCGCCTTGACCCTAGCAAGCCCAGCCAGGCACTGGCTTTTGTCTCGGCCGAAGAGACCAAGTCGGTTGTGGTCGATGACGCCGACCCAACCAAGACGGTGTGGGTCAGCTCCCAGCTGTCGGCCAAATAGGAACTCGCACTCATCGACTTCCTCCGCACCAACAAGGACACTTTTGCCTGGAAGCCGTCCGACATGCCGGGCATCCCAAGGGAGGTCACCGAGCACGAGCTCCGCATTTTGCCGGGATCCAAGCCTGTCCAGCAACGACTACACCACTTCAACGACGAGAGGCGTAGGGCCATAGGGGAGGAAATAGCTAAACTGTTAACTGCTGGCTTCATAAAAGAGGTTTATCACTCCGACTGGCTCTccaacccagtccttgtaaagaAGAAAACTgg containing:
- the LOC120666993 gene encoding uncharacterized protein LOC120666993 — encoded protein: MHLSKVLMDGGSILNILYIDTLEAMGIPRSCLRASLFPFYGILPGMKAYPVGNLNLPVMFGSRANYLTKTLTFEVVDWKGAYHAILGCPAYAKFMATQKLLYAIIMVAKKLQHYFTEHEVSVVTSFPLDEVVRNRDAVGRIPSRQSS